A segment of the Carassius carassius chromosome 21, fCarCar2.1, whole genome shotgun sequence genome:
GAAACCCACTGCAGAGAAAAACAGATGAGAAGAGGAGAAATGTGATTCCATTTCATGTTCACTTTGCTTTCTTCGAAAACTGTGACATTTTCTTTAAATGTCACTGTCACAGCTCTCTTCATATTTACACGGATCTACATCTATTTTGCTCTAAAGGGCACATACAGTATGACAATGACTCGATGATATCAAAATAGGTCATATTTAAGATCAGGTTATGCATCCTCAAGCGTTATTATGATAGAATCTGGAAAATGTATGTGGTCCGTAACTTGTTTGCCATTACATTTTCTGGTCTGTTAGTAACATTAAACTAAAAAAGAAATCCTTACTTGATAGAAAATATGCattaacttaatatttatttcagctagtGGCCAAGGCAACATtgcttatttttagtttatttaaaaaaaacggtATAAgtagacattaaaaaaacaattgcagtaaaaaatgacaaaacatcaAAACTTTAACtgcaattgaaattgaaattaaaatatgaaaataaaatctcattcaaaatattaacaaaaagctAGTAttgtataataatgataataaaataacactggtcttAAAATGATTTGTTAGAGTCTGGTACTCATTTGAATGACAAATGCTCTTTGCCCCATGTACTGCACTTACACCCTCTAGTGGACAAATGATCAACACTGTCTGATCTCTCATCAGTGATGTGAGcccattaaaataaaactgcttgAGAAATTTGACCCAAATGGCTAAAATGTTAGGTTGTGTTAGGATGAGGACAACatgaaaattattgcacatttCATCGTTGAGTAGTTCATAacaataattgaaataaagcacATGCATTGCAGCTTAAACTACTTaaatgtcttttaaagaaaaGGCGATTTGTTCGAGAACAATGTCTCAAGCGGCTTTAATTCACAAAGAACATTTAACAAAATCCTTCTGGATCTGTATTTTTGCAAGTTTGTGTGTGGGCACAGCAGGGCAAGGGTCATGGAATTAACTAATAATGCGAAGAGACTGTTAAATACACCCACATGTATTTGAGACTTTATGCAAAAACCTTTGTAAAGTCAGTAGTTATACAGGGTTTAACACAGACTGCAACacatttcatcattttatttattgacaCTTACAAACATACAAGAGTATTATGCCAAACAATTTTTTATTCAAGGAAGCATTTCTAATGAGGGGGAAATCCTTGTAGTATTAAATATATGCTGTTTTATTACACAgagtaaatatgattaaaatgatgcagACATTGCAGGTAAACAGCCACAACTAATCTTCTTATGAAATGATGTGACAGCTGTCTGAGcgcattaatattgtgaaattgtgTAATATGGTAATGTCAGAGAAATCTTAATGAAATCCATCCTCTGTGAAATGGTGTCTTTGGCTGCATAAAGTCTGCACAGTAATTCTCAGTGGCTTTCTAGTGCAAGAATGTATGAAAACATTAAGCAATCATTCTCACTGGATGAAACACTCAAtgatacaacaaaaaaaaagccacaggaatagttcacactaaaatgaaaatgtacttcaAATGTACTCTTCCTCAGGCcattcaaaatgtagatgagtttgttacttcattcgagcagatttggagaaatttagcattacacccTTGCTCataaatggatcctctgcagtaaacgggtgccgtcagaaaaagagttcaaatggctgattaaaaacattatatttatataaatatttgtgtaGAACTGTTTTGgcctgttttcacttgtaaatggtgcttaatctgtgcatatttctctctttaTTCAGACCAGATTATTTTTCATTGAAGAAAGCagtagaggactcatattttggccaaaagcaacaatttaagttaaaaacatcttaatgatggatttgtttattacaaacacgttGTTCACTTCAGAACTGATGGACTAGGTGTGAATTACCTATGgataattatgatgtttttatcagcttttgaaactctctttctgatggcacccattcactgcagaagtccactggtgagcaagtgatgtaatgctaaattcctCCAAATCTGTCTGATGAAGAAAATCTGTCTGATGAAGAAACATTTGGATAGTCCGAGGGTGAGGAACTTTTCAGCAAattgtcatgtttgggtgaaaaGTACTTTTGACTCTGAAATTTAGCTGTAATTATAGCAGTTACAAAATCAAGCATGGAGAAGTGAATAGGCTAGTTTGTATGGCAGTGTGTGCATAAGTAAATCCCCAAAAGAAGTCCTGTCCATGATCTATTCTGTCCCCGGCAGGCAAAAACAGAATTGTGCACTCTATGAGTCAGAGGGAGGTGCAAGTCAGGGGGATTTGATTAAGACACGAATGGACTCCTGAGCAAAGGTTATATTCCTCCCCGCAGCTACATGTACTGACAGGTATGCAGCGAtgctttttttgcttttaatgccAAGTTGATTTTTGACACCCCAGTCTTCTGTCACTCTTCTGCCATTCAATAGCGAAACATTATATGAAACTGAAACTAAAGGGCCAAGGTTTTCTGTGAACTCTTAAGTCTGAAGTTTcataacataattattattaatggtgTTTTCTGCATTGTGAGAAAGTACTTTGGtctttttaattgattttcattTCCTATTAAGAGTATTtgctatgatttaataaaaaatatatattaattattagggTGTGCAACAAATGCTATCAGTGTTTAAATACTTAATGTTTTACAGCAATGACAGTATTTTGCATTGTATAAGAATTTGGGTGTACATTTGTTTAATTGTGCTGAAAACAATGTcctaaacattattttccacaaaaatttcCCCCACTATTTTTGTGGTAAAATGAGACCTGCACACCCCAGTATAAGATTCGTCAAACCATATGTAGGGCTGCATACAAGGGGGCGAAGCACTGAGATTAATTGTCGTTTGAATCTTACTCCAATGTGCACACTGTTGAAGTACGCTACATTGCCTGTGGAATACAAACTGTGTTTAAATACCTTCAGTATTCTTTAACCCTGACCCTGTTGTACTCTTGGACCTCCAGTTAGTTACATATTCCGTTTACATATTCAAGTGCTCCTGAGGCTGGAATGTCCTTGATTTATCCAGTGAAAAGGTACAGATAATCAAAATGTCCAAAAAACGAATTCATTTCTCATGCCAAAGCTCCATTCTTTCTGACCGAATCACTGTTTATTGGTTTGATTGTCAGGTTAATTTATTCACTTCAGTTTAACATGCTTCATGTCTCTTATCAGTGATACAGTACTGTTCGATTAACTGATGAATTTAGCTGTTTTTTTCCTGGGTTTCCTGAGAAGGCAACAAATGGAGTCAGATGTATTGATAAATGATTATCTGCTGTAGTGAACCAAGCATGATGTGAAACAGTCTGGTCTAGAACTTTTCATGAAGTCACTGAAGCAGGTGATGAGGTGTGAAAAAATCAATCAATATCCTGTGGGAATACACTCATCACACGGATGCACACATGAAATCCTTCTCACATTCACACATATGCACACCTACAGGAATGTACACTCTTAACTCAATAATTCACTTCATATCATTTTCTGTAGTTATTTTCTTGCGGCGTTTCATGAATTGCAAAACATTTCTCTCCTCAAGGTTTCATAAATAagactatcatatatatatatatatatatacacacacacacacaaattacccTGGATACTCCATGGAATAGGAgaacatatttttctctctcaaGAACAGAAAATGACTACTTTATCACAGCAATCCTGTGCAATATCAAGAGATTACAAATCACTGCaaaaaacgaacaaacaaaaaaacaaggtttTCATGTAAAAGCATAATTATAATCTTTCCCAGTCCCCCTCTACCTTTTGTGGTGAATACAGTAGTTGTCACCTGAaatagtccaaacagctgataaaaacacagtACTCCATAATCAACACGACTTCAGTCAATAAATTGCTTCTTCTGAAGAAAAAACTAGGTTTGCTGtagacaaatccatcattaaggcattttaaaccATGTTAAAACTACTTCACTGGCAAAATGAACTTGTATTAGCCTGATCAAAGCAGCACTTTGAAGTTAAGAACATTTCAATTCTATATTTAGTATAtttgcacccattcactgcaaatgatCCATTGCCAATGTTCTGATGACTAAAAAAGAAAGTGGATGGCCTGACTGTGAGTATTCAACAAACTGACATTTTTAGGTTAGCTATTCTGATTTGCAGAATATGAATTAAAGGAACTCAAGGCTGGCCATTTCGTCCTTCAGTGCCTGTTAAGAGCCATGGACCACTAGTGATGCGAGAGTCCTGGTGGGTGCCTTTCTCCTTTTTAAACTCTCCAGCAACGTGCACTCAGCTGCCCTTTCGACTTCCCTTCCAGGGAGGTTCACACACTGGCCACACCCTTCTGGATTCGGTGGCTGAGGGGAATTTCCTGGAACATCCCAACCATTCCCCTGGCGAAGCCCATTACGGCGTGATCATTAGTGGGCAGTCCCCTCACCACCATCACTCACGTAACACCTTGTGTAAGCCTTTCCCTCTCTGGTAATCATTGTGAGCAGATCGAACTGTTAATTATTGACTCCCCTATGGCCCCGTTAATTTTAGGACATCCTTGGTTGCTGAAATACAACTGACATATTGACCGGTCAATAATTCTATTTTAGTCTTGTCATGTGTCATGTTTAGGTGCTGCTTTCCTGCTGTCTCTGTCTTGTGTTTCACAGGTGGATCCCTCTGACTTGAAGGGTATCCCTGCAGAGTACTGTGATCTTTGTGCAGTTTTCAGTCCCGAGCAACCTCGCTCATCGTCcatacgactgtgccattgacctTCTACTGGGCACTTCTCTGCCTAAGGGTAATTTATACTCCCTTTCGGGTCCCaaaagagaggccatggacaggTATATACGTGAGTCACTACAGACTGGGCTCAttcgccattcctcctctcctgcCGGTGTGGGTTTTGTTTTCGTCCAGAATAAAGACAGCTCCCtacgcccttgtattgattacagaggtttgtaTAGTATTACAGTAAAGAGCAGGTACCCCCTaactttaatgtcttctgcttttgaattgttgcagggtgctcgggtcttcaccaaatTAGACCTACACAACGCCTACCATCTTGTGTgtattcgggagggggatgagtggaagatggCATTCAACACCCCCTCGGGACACTACAAGTATCTGGTTCTTCTGTTTGGTTTTACCAATGCTCTGGCCATTTTCCGGGGTCTCGTCAATATTGTtctgggtgacatgattaatcagtTCATCGATTTTCTCCACTTCCCTCCAATTACACACCCTGCACATTAGACAGGTCCTTCAGCGTCTATTAGAGAACCAGTTTTTTGTCAAGGCAGCGAAGTGCAAATTCCATGCCGAATCTGTTACATTCCTTGGCCATATCATCTCTACCAGGGGATTAAACCAGACCCTGCTAAGATAGATGCTGTTGCCAAGTGGCCAGTCCCAGACTCCCATAAGACTCTGCAGCATTTCTTGGGTTTAGCCAACTTCTTTCGGTGATACATCTGGAATTTTGGTCAGATAGCTGCACCGCTCATGGCTTTAACCTCCACCAAagtgtccttcaggtggaaccaGGATGCTCAGGTAGCCTTTGACACACTATAGTcctgttttgtctctgcacctgttctgttgGTTCCAGATCCTGAGTCCCAGTTCATTGTCAAGAGgttgagctcgcgtcaggcctgTTGGGCGCTCCTTTGGCCAATTCAACATCACCCTCTCGTACCTGCCAGGATTAAAAAatgtcaagcccgatgctctctctcgcctgttcggggCCCCAGAGGGGGAGCTTACAGCTGAAGCTTTCTTTTCTAAGGGGTGGTGGTCAGGGATATTTCTTGGTGCATCGAGGGGTGCCGGAGAGGTGCCTGGCGGCCAGGTTGCCGGCTCTGCTGCACCCTGAAGTCCTTCGGAGAACAGTGTTTGCCATCCGTCAATGCTTCTGGTGGCCCGCACTggctgcagatgtcagaaagtttgtgttggcctgccccatcTGTGCCCAATGTCAGCCATTAAATCTTTTCCCGTCCCTTCTGGCCAATGGTCTTACATCGCCCCCTGATTTTGTCTCTGGGCTTCCCCATCAAAGGCTAACACTTTAATTCTCActgtggtggatcgcttttctaAGGCGGTTAATTTCTTTCCCCTGCCCAAACTGCCCTCCACCCAGGAGCCCGCCCAACTGAGCGCcgtggtttcagataggggtcttCAGTTTGCCTCCcagttttggaaagagttttgtagaCAAGTCGGGGCCTCTGCGAGTCTCCATCCTTAGACCAATGGACAATATGAGtgggccaaccaggatctcgAAAGAATGCTCCACTGTCTgacatccaacaatccgagttcctgatGGAATAAGCTCATAACTCCCTTCCAGTGGCAGCTTTAGGTATGTCTCCTTTTGAGTGCTCTGTGGGTTATAAACTGCCTCTGtttccatcacaggaacccgaagcTGCAGTTCCATCCGCTCCCTGGCTTTCGTTCAGCGCTGCTGCCGCACCAGGGAGAAGGTCAGGAGGGTTTTGGTCCAAACCTCAGGACAAACCAAAGTAGCAGCCGATcgtaataatcaaggaattttgctgccgtaccatgggtgcagcaggcgcagtgatattatgATATTACCCGTGGTATGGCAGTAAAGTTCCGTAGCCATATCAGGCTAGAAAaccgcaacttttcattttctgttggtcttagtacacgatgtagcTACAGAAGAgttaagttttaaataggaaaaatattgaaactctttggtTCTCATTATTAAGCGAGATGCTGACGGTCTAATCAGAGTTAATGACCTATGCTAAGCTACAGATAAAGGGCTACCACCAGACCCAGAGAtccgctgaatggattcgaaaattgtaaaacacaactgtttaactctgagagagttttcaaaaatagtggagtgcatgtcaaaagtctttaaaatcacttattgaGTCTCAGCTTTCCTTTTCCGTTCATCATCTGAGCATTTTTAAATGCAGCATGTTTTATTTAAACATGATCTAGACAGAAGTATTTGACCCTTGCAAGGTGTTTCCCACGTGAACACCACATTTTTAATATGCCTACCAAAACAATGACATATAAAGATGACACATATGCATATGCACATGTCCATAGTGTATAAGCATTAGAaggttaatataaattattaacaacaataaaaacctAAGCGTGACATAGCTTTGGAGAAATAGattaaatcaattatttattcatttggatGAAAAAAGCACACACCTGCCTGTTGCCATgcactgtgaatgtgtgtgtctgtgtgtgtacgtACCCACATCTTTCATTTAAAATCTTGAGCAAACACACAAAGAGCAGGCGGAGGCTGTATCTGCTGACGTACAGCCAGTGGCTGTGAGCGAGAATCCGTTTGCTCCGAGCCTCTGAATCACACAGCATCTCTACAGAAGCATCTCCAACAAACAGAAGAGCAGCAGAGGATCTTTGAAAACAAACAATTGTAGAACTGCAACATTTGTTAACTACACCTTCAGCTTTCAGATtcctctatttttatttattccattatctgaatctttttttttttttactctctataatttttcagctttttttaataatttttttgtttcctCTGTAATTTCCATCCCTCATCTGTTATATGTTCTTCCCcatatatttatctttaaaaaatcCTGATGAACGACTCATACCTGCAGTTTTTTAAAAGGCAGAAACCTGCAAACAGCACGTCTTTGCCTCCTAATGGCAGCACCGTTGATCCTCCAGCAGGGGCACTGTGTGAGCAGGTTCAAATCCAGGCAGAGGTTTTTCTCACCCTGGGTATTGTGAGTCTTCTGGAGAACATCCTTGTCATCTTGGCTGTGGTCAAGAACAAGAACCTTCACTCTCCGATGTATTTTTTCCTGTGCAGCCTGGCTGCCGCGGACATGTTGGTGAGTGTTTCGAACTCTTTGGAGACCATTGTCATTGCCATACTAAGCAGTCGCCTTTTGGTGGCCAGTGACCATTTTGTGCGTTTGATGGACAATGTGTTTGATTCAATGATCTGTATATCTCTCGTGGCATCAATCTGCAACCTCTTGGCGATTGCCATCGACCGCTACGTCACGATTTTCTACGCTTTACGCTACCACAGCATAGTTACCGTACGCAGAGCGCTGGTGGCCATCGCTGCGATCTGGTTGGTGTGTGTGGTTTGTGGGATCGTCTTCATAGTGTACTCCGAGAGCAAGACCGTGATTGTTTGTCTGATCACAATGTTCTTTGCCATGCTGGTGCTCATGGCCACTCTCTATGTACACATGTTTCTTCTCGCCAGACTTCATGTCCAGAGAATCGCAGCATTACCCCCAGCGGCTGCCGGTAACCCAGCCCCACGTCAACGCAGCTGTATGAAGGGAGCCGTGACCATCTCTATCCTCCtcggtgtgtttgtgtgctgctgggCACCATTTTTCCTCCACCTCATTCTGCTGGTGTCCTGTCCACACCATCCGCTCTGCCTCTGCTACATGTCTCACTTCACCACGTACCTGGTCCTCATTATGTGCAACTCTGTGATTGACCCCCTCATCTACGCCTGCCGCAGTCTGGAAATGAGGAAGACCTTTAAGGAGATACTGTGCTGTTTTGGCTGTCAGCCTCCACTTTAGACGGATTTGATAGGAGACTGAATGTACAAAGAAAAAGTTTATCTTGATGTAAGATGCCAAAGTATGGTGGTCATAATGAGGTTACATATCAAGAGATAAAGATTTGGACAAATGCAGACTCGTGGCACTcaggaaaaaaaatggaaatttgctgaGCACTAAAAAGGATTTGGAAAGCACAGATGATGCAAGAAAATCAGAGAACTGGGGATGGGTCGAATGTGACCTATCGCTTGCTGAAAGGGCAAATCAATTATGTGTTAGTTGTGTCTATTATGTGCATTCATTATGCAGTGGGGTCTGACAGTATGAAACTACACTGAAAATCTAGGATTTAAAATCTCATTAAATCAATGGACAGTTTTAGGAT
Coding sequences within it:
- the mc3r gene encoding melanocortin receptor 3 — encoded protein: MNDSYLQFFKRQKPANSTSLPPNGSTVDPPAGALCEQVQIQAEVFLTLGIVSLLENILVILAVVKNKNLHSPMYFFLCSLAAADMLVSVSNSLETIVIAILSSRLLVASDHFVRLMDNVFDSMICISLVASICNLLAIAIDRYVTIFYALRYHSIVTVRRALVAIAAIWLVCVVCGIVFIVYSESKTVIVCLITMFFAMLVLMATLYVHMFLLARLHVQRIAALPPAAAGNPAPRQRSCMKGAVTISILLGVFVCCWAPFFLHLILLVSCPHHPLCLCYMSHFTTYLVLIMCNSVIDPLIYACRSLEMRKTFKEILCCFGCQPPL